In a single window of the Nocardiopsis composta genome:
- the pucL gene encoding factor-independent urate hydroxylase codes for MGIRLGDNQYGKAEVRMVHVDRGTAVHSIKDINYTSQLRGDLESVHTEGDNSKCLPTDTQKNTVYAKAKEWGGVGAIEDFALKMARHFVDEHDYVYGARQEVEEYTWERITTSAGPHDHSFVRNGGEVRNTVVTKDGDKEWVVSGFSGLTVLKSTGSEFHGYPKTKYTTLAETDDRILATDVTARWRYIGTDVDWDKTYASVKSLMLEAFADTHSLALQQTLYEMGKAVLEAHPEIAEVKFSMPNNHHFLVDLSRFGLENPNEVFFAADRPYGKIEAVVERDDAPEAGRAWETVPAFV; via the coding sequence ATGGGGATCCGACTCGGAGACAACCAGTACGGCAAGGCCGAGGTGCGCATGGTGCACGTCGACCGCGGCACCGCCGTGCACAGCATCAAGGACATCAACTACACCTCCCAGCTCCGCGGTGACCTGGAGTCGGTGCACACCGAGGGCGACAACTCCAAGTGCCTGCCCACCGACACCCAGAAGAACACGGTCTACGCCAAGGCCAAGGAGTGGGGCGGCGTCGGCGCCATCGAGGACTTCGCGCTGAAGATGGCCCGGCACTTCGTGGACGAGCACGACTACGTCTACGGCGCCCGCCAGGAGGTCGAGGAGTACACCTGGGAGCGGATCACCACCTCGGCCGGCCCGCACGACCACTCCTTCGTCCGCAACGGCGGCGAGGTACGCAACACCGTGGTCACCAAGGACGGCGACAAGGAGTGGGTGGTCTCCGGTTTCTCCGGGCTGACCGTGCTCAAGTCCACCGGCTCTGAGTTCCACGGCTACCCGAAGACCAAGTACACCACGCTGGCCGAGACCGACGACCGGATCCTGGCCACCGACGTCACCGCCCGCTGGCGCTACATCGGCACCGACGTCGACTGGGACAAGACCTACGCCTCGGTCAAGTCCCTCATGCTCGAGGCGTTCGCCGACACCCACAGCCTGGCGCTGCAGCAGACGCTGTACGAGATGGGCAAGGCCGTCCTCGAAGCGCACCCGGAGATCGCCGAGGTCAAGTTCTCCATGCCGAACAACCACCACTTCCTGGTGGACCTCTCCCGGTTCGGCCTGGAGAACCCGAACGAGGTGTTCTTCGCCGCGGACCGCCCCTACGGCAAGATCGAGGCCGTGGTCGAGCGCGACGACGCCCCCGAGGCGGGCCGCGCCTGGGAGACCGTGCCGGCCTTCGTCTAG
- a CDS encoding nucleobase:cation symporter-2 family protein → MRHDNDGGGNDLRAQHDTTATATRDRSAPPPGQGAEERPEDCRHTTGQYLIGGLQHLLTMYAGLITPPLIIGTAAGLDGAQTATLIAATTLLAGIATLLQTLGVRWLRLGSQLPIVVGATFVPVGAMEAIAAGDGLPAVFGASLAAGLFGLAISPFFGSLARFFPPIVTGTIVTVIGLSLFPVALGWIVGDAPGGVPATGDLLLGLGTLALVLLLNRIPGVIGRFSILIGLVTGTVVAALTGRADFSEVVPGPLFALPEPFHFGLPSFQPAAILTMCIVMLVVLTEGTANIMGVGAVVGARVDRRRISEGLRASALATTIAPLVNTFPVSSFAQNIGLVAMTRVRSRFVVAWAGGLLVLLGLFPVLGRLVAAVPMPVLGGAGLVLFGTVAASGIKTLAEDDLTDQLNLVLVGASLGAGMVPLLFPHFYEGLPDWAATVLHSGIVGASLVAIALNILFNAGRRGRNTDAGEHDAARPPAEPHPEPGA, encoded by the coding sequence ATGCGACACGACAACGACGGCGGTGGAAACGACCTCCGCGCGCAGCACGACACCACCGCCACGGCGACCCGGGACCGCTCGGCCCCTCCGCCGGGGCAGGGCGCCGAAGAGCGCCCCGAGGACTGCCGGCACACCACCGGCCAGTACCTCATCGGCGGGCTCCAGCACCTGCTCACCATGTACGCGGGGCTGATCACCCCGCCGCTGATCATCGGCACCGCGGCCGGCCTGGACGGGGCGCAGACCGCGACCCTGATCGCCGCGACCACCCTGCTCGCCGGCATCGCGACCCTGCTCCAGACGCTCGGCGTGCGCTGGCTGCGGCTCGGCTCCCAGCTGCCCATCGTGGTCGGCGCGACCTTCGTGCCGGTCGGCGCGATGGAGGCGATCGCCGCCGGCGACGGGCTGCCCGCGGTCTTCGGAGCCTCGCTCGCCGCCGGCCTGTTCGGCCTCGCGATCTCGCCGTTCTTCGGCTCCCTCGCGCGGTTCTTCCCGCCGATCGTCACCGGCACCATCGTCACCGTCATCGGGCTCTCGCTCTTCCCGGTGGCGCTGGGCTGGATCGTCGGCGACGCCCCCGGCGGCGTGCCGGCCACCGGCGACCTGCTGCTGGGCCTGGGCACGCTGGCCCTGGTGCTGCTGCTCAACCGGATCCCCGGCGTGATCGGCCGGTTCTCCATCCTGATCGGCCTGGTCACCGGGACGGTGGTCGCCGCGCTGACCGGGCGGGCCGACTTCTCCGAGGTCGTCCCGGGGCCGCTGTTCGCCCTGCCCGAGCCGTTCCACTTCGGGCTGCCCTCGTTCCAGCCCGCGGCGATCCTGACCATGTGCATCGTGATGCTCGTGGTACTGACCGAGGGCACCGCCAACATCATGGGCGTCGGCGCGGTCGTCGGCGCCCGGGTGGACCGGCGGCGGATCTCCGAGGGGCTGCGCGCGAGCGCGCTGGCCACCACCATCGCACCGCTGGTCAACACCTTCCCGGTGTCCTCCTTCGCGCAGAACATCGGCCTGGTGGCGATGACCCGGGTGCGCAGCCGCTTCGTGGTCGCCTGGGCCGGCGGGCTGCTGGTCCTGCTGGGGCTCTTCCCGGTGCTGGGCCGGCTCGTCGCCGCGGTGCCGATGCCGGTGCTCGGCGGCGCGGGCCTGGTGCTATTCGGCACCGTCGCGGCCAGCGGCATCAAGACGCTCGCCGAGGACGACCTGACCGACCAGCTCAACCTGGTGCTGGTGGGCGCCTCGCTGGGCGCGGGCATGGTCCCGCTGCTGTTCCCGCACTTCTACGAGGGCCTGCCGGACTGGGCCGCCACGGTGCTGCACTCGGGCATCGTGGGCGCCTCTCTGGTCGCCATCGCACTTAACATCCTGTTCAACGCGGGGCGCCGCGGACGGAACACGGATGCGGGAGAACATGACGCGGCCCGGCCGCCGGCCGAGCCGCACCCGGAACCGGGGGCCTGA
- a CDS encoding nucleobase:cation symporter-2 family protein, with protein sequence MQLGKSKDGTPATTKAAAHDGDTSIPPRPEDERLPAKLLGLYGLQHILTMYAGAVAPALVIGGAAGLSPADQGILVSGALLVAGIATLLQTLGPWRTGAQLPIVVAASFVPVGAMTTIATDQGLPVVFGASLVGGLFALCLTPFFGQLVRFFPPAVTGSIITVIGLSLMPVAAGWIVNNNPSGHPSLSDIGLGAATLALVLLFSRVLPGLLGRVAILLGLVAGTLIALPLGKTDFSAVSEGAFFALGSPLHFGMPQFELAAILTMCVIMLVVLTEGASHIIAVAEITGSKVDAKRISAGLRADVSASIIGPIFNSTPGSSFAQNIGLLALTKIKSRFVVASGAGILIILGLFPVLGRVVAAIPMPVLGGAGLVLFGTVAASGIRTLGKVDFDNNLNLILVATSLGFGILPMAVPDFYEGFPGPIATVLHSGIVGAAIVAILLNICFNVIGRKRSEPSAEIDRDELKTAGPGEAKYTEAADAAYRSRGERQDPDGGERAPGDGELSAKSD encoded by the coding sequence ATGCAACTCGGAAAGTCGAAAGACGGCACCCCGGCCACTACGAAAGCCGCCGCCCACGATGGGGACACCTCCATCCCCCCACGCCCTGAAGACGAACGCCTTCCCGCGAAGCTGCTCGGCCTCTACGGCCTGCAGCACATCCTGACCATGTACGCCGGGGCCGTCGCACCGGCCCTGGTGATCGGCGGCGCGGCCGGCCTCAGCCCGGCCGACCAGGGGATCCTGGTCAGCGGCGCGCTGCTGGTCGCCGGCATCGCCACCCTGCTGCAGACGCTCGGCCCGTGGCGGACCGGCGCCCAGCTGCCGATCGTGGTGGCCGCCTCCTTCGTCCCGGTCGGCGCGATGACCACCATCGCCACCGATCAAGGGCTCCCGGTGGTGTTCGGCGCCTCCCTGGTGGGCGGCCTGTTCGCCCTCTGCCTGACACCGTTCTTCGGGCAGCTGGTGCGGTTCTTCCCGCCCGCGGTCACCGGCAGCATCATCACCGTCATCGGCCTGTCGCTGATGCCGGTGGCCGCCGGCTGGATCGTCAACAACAACCCCTCCGGCCACCCGTCGCTGAGCGACATCGGGCTCGGCGCGGCGACGCTCGCCCTGGTTCTGCTCTTCTCCCGGGTGCTGCCGGGCCTGCTCGGCCGGGTGGCGATCCTGCTCGGCCTGGTCGCCGGCACCCTGATCGCGCTGCCGCTCGGCAAGACCGACTTCAGCGCGGTGTCCGAGGGCGCGTTCTTCGCGCTGGGCTCGCCGCTGCACTTCGGCATGCCGCAGTTCGAGCTCGCGGCCATCCTGACCATGTGCGTGATCATGCTGGTGGTGCTGACCGAAGGCGCCTCGCACATCATCGCGGTCGCCGAGATCACCGGCTCCAAGGTGGACGCCAAGCGCATCTCGGCGGGCCTGCGCGCCGACGTCAGCGCCTCCATCATCGGCCCGATCTTCAACAGCACCCCGGGCAGCTCGTTCGCGCAGAACATCGGCCTGCTGGCGCTCACCAAGATCAAGAGCCGCTTCGTGGTGGCCAGCGGCGCCGGCATCCTGATCATCCTCGGGCTGTTCCCGGTGCTCGGCCGGGTGGTGGCGGCCATCCCGATGCCGGTGCTGGGCGGTGCGGGCCTGGTGCTGTTCGGCACCGTCGCGGCCAGCGGCATCCGCACCCTGGGCAAGGTCGACTTCGACAACAACCTCAACCTGATCCTGGTGGCGACCTCGCTCGGGTTCGGCATCCTGCCGATGGCGGTGCCGGACTTCTACGAGGGCTTCCCCGGTCCGATCGCCACCGTGCTGCACTCGGGCATCGTGGGCGCCGCGATCGTGGCGATCCTGCTGAACATCTGCTTCAACGTGATCGGCCGCAAGCGGTCGGAGCCCTCCGCCGAGATCGACCGGGACGAACTGAAGACCGCCGGCCCCGGCGAGGCCAAGTACACCGAGGCCGCCGACGCGGCCTACCGCTCCCGCGGCGAGCGGCAGGACCCCGACGGCGGCGAGCGGGCGCCCGGCGACGGGGAGCTCAGCGCCAAGAGCGACTGA
- a CDS encoding MFS transporter — protein sequence MTSDPPLRGNRDFRLFLASHVCNESGAALSRIALPLLAAVALSASPLEMGLLTAASGLAFLLLGLPAGAWVDRVRRRRVMIAAGLARSALLGSVTGAWVLGVLDIPLLIAAAFLAGCAQLFGDVADQSHLPAILPRDRLVAGNGRLELVRTATGTGGAGAGGAVVQAVGAPFAVLCTALASLASALLLFRIRAADPAPEPWPGRPRLRTEIAEGLSFVLGHPVLRVLIAHMVAATAAISALLALQMLYLSRTLGLPPLAIGLVLTVPAAAAALAALGSGPLARRLGDARLARLAPLLCFPFALLYPLAQPDWRLAVYIAALCVVNAGVILFNVTQVSYRQAVCPPRLLARVNATVRFAAWGTAPLGALAGGMLGEALGVRGGMAAGAAVLAAAPLLLLLPPLGRMRAFPRPTGPPPGLSAAAPPPRPARTERPLTTRGIPATRTTRARRPTGVGVQAGGDGGKGYRPGGPARRPTGSRFEQAATAQVGPGRGKRPGAAPHGVKVQAGGDGAGRAGAREAAGCGAPRSGRSDRQRRRGGVPAGRSGAAPHGVKVRAGDDGAGRAGAREAAGRGIPRSGRSDRQRRREGVPAGRSGAAGRGGWIAASTSPRRRGHPPGNPPPSLTWANTHSDGGRGCPAHLDGTPVTSGRASPGWIGPPGPRTAPAGPGIGGSGRPEGREVGAGTREGPAREARCRIRPLEGSASATPSDRRGGAGASGAYYPPVDVIGSDVEARRPRPPRPIPAAKPTIGDMATLGGRERARPPSPGRRLLRPGARAGPVNTTPPPAAARLNLRSAGRRTRVECPAPPLPAPSPPV from the coding sequence ATGACCTCCGATCCCCCGCTGCGCGGGAACCGCGACTTCCGCCTGTTCCTCGCCTCGCACGTGTGCAACGAGAGCGGCGCGGCGCTCTCCCGGATCGCGCTGCCGCTGCTGGCCGCGGTCGCGCTCTCCGCCTCGCCGCTGGAGATGGGGCTGCTCACCGCCGCCTCCGGGCTGGCCTTCCTGCTGCTCGGGCTGCCCGCCGGCGCCTGGGTGGACCGGGTGCGCCGGCGCCGGGTGATGATCGCCGCCGGCCTGGCCCGGTCCGCGCTGCTGGGCTCGGTCACCGGCGCCTGGGTGCTGGGCGTGCTGGACATACCGCTGCTGATCGCCGCGGCGTTCCTCGCCGGGTGCGCCCAGCTCTTCGGCGACGTGGCCGACCAGAGCCACCTGCCGGCGATCCTGCCCCGGGACCGGCTGGTGGCGGGGAACGGCCGGCTGGAGCTGGTGCGCACGGCGACCGGCACCGGGGGCGCCGGGGCGGGCGGCGCGGTGGTGCAGGCGGTCGGGGCGCCCTTCGCGGTGCTCTGCACCGCGCTGGCCTCGCTGGCCTCGGCGCTGCTGCTGTTCCGCATCCGCGCCGCGGACCCGGCGCCGGAGCCCTGGCCGGGCCGGCCCCGGCTGCGCACCGAGATCGCCGAAGGGCTCTCCTTCGTGCTCGGCCACCCGGTGCTGCGGGTGCTCATCGCGCACATGGTGGCGGCCACCGCGGCGATCAGCGCGCTGCTCGCGTTGCAGATGCTGTACTTGAGCCGGACGCTGGGACTGCCGCCGCTCGCGATCGGCCTGGTGCTGACCGTGCCCGCGGCCGCGGCGGCGCTGGCCGCGCTCGGCTCCGGCCCGCTGGCCCGCCGGCTGGGCGACGCGCGGCTGGCCCGGCTGGCCCCGCTGCTCTGCTTCCCGTTCGCACTGCTCTACCCGCTCGCCCAGCCCGACTGGCGGCTGGCCGTCTACATCGCCGCGCTGTGCGTGGTGAACGCGGGCGTCATCCTGTTCAACGTCACCCAGGTCAGCTACCGGCAGGCGGTCTGCCCGCCGCGGCTGCTGGCCCGGGTGAACGCGACCGTGCGGTTCGCGGCCTGGGGGACGGCGCCGCTGGGCGCGCTGGCCGGCGGGATGCTCGGCGAGGCGCTCGGGGTACGCGGCGGCATGGCGGCCGGCGCGGCCGTGCTGGCCGCCGCCCCGCTCCTCCTGCTGCTGCCCCCGCTGGGGCGGATGCGCGCCTTCCCCCGTCCCACCGGACCACCGCCCGGGCTGAGCGCTGCTGCCCCGCCGCCCCGGCCGGCCAGGACCGAGCGGCCGCTCACCACCAGAGGCATCCCGGCAACGCGGACCACCCGAGCGCGGCGCCCCACGGGGGTCGGGGTTCAGGCGGGTGGCGACGGCGGGAAGGGGTACCGGCCGGGCGGTCCGGCGCGGCGCCCCACGGGGTCAAGGTTCGAGCAGGCGGCGACGGCGCAGGTAGGGCCGGGGCGAGGGAAGCGGCCGGGTGCGGCGCCCCACGGGGTCAAGGTTCAAGCGGGCGGCGACGGCGCAGGTAGGGCCGGGGCGAGGGAAGCGGCCGGGTGCGGCGCCCCGCGGAGCGGGCGTTCAGACCGGCAGCGACGGCGGGGAGGGGTACCGGCCGGGCGGTCCGGCGCGGCACCCCACGGGGTCAAGGTTCGAGCAGGCGACGACGGCGCAGGTAGGGCCGGGGCGAGGGAAGCGGCCGGGCGCGGCATCCCGCGGAGCGGGCGTTCAGACCGGCAGCGACGGCGGGAAGGGGTACCGGCCGGGCGGTCCGGCGCGGCAGGGCGGGGCGGCTGGATCGCCGCGTCCACGTCACCCCGGCGCCGGGGCCACCCGCCCGGAAACCCGCCCCCCTCCCTGACCTGGGCGAATACGCACAGTGATGGTGGGAGGGGGTGCCCTGCGCACCTCGACGGCACCCCGGTGACGTCGGGGCGCGCATCCCCGGGGTGGATCGGGCCGCCAGGGCCCCGAACGGCCCCGGCCGGGCCGGGGATAGGGGGTTCAGGTCGCCCGGAAGGCCGGGAGGTAGGGGCCGGAACCCGGGAAGGGCCGGCGCGGGAGGCGAGATGTCGCATTCGCCCCCTGGAAGGCTCCGCTTCGGCTACCCCGAGTGATCGGCGCGGGGGTGCGGGGGCCTCGGGGGCCTACTACCCGCCGGTAGACGTCATCGGCTCTGACGTGGAGGCGCGCAGGCCGCGCCCGCCCCGCCCGATCCCCGCTGCCAAACCGACAATCGGGGATATGGCCACCCTTGGTGGGCGCGAACGGGCCCGCCCCCCTTCGCCGGGGCGTCGCCTCCTCCGGCCGGGAGCACGGGCCGGGCCGGTGAACACCACCCCGCCCCCTGCCGCCGCCCGCTTGAACCTTCGCTCCGCGGGGCGCCGCACCCGGGTGGAGTGCCCGGCCCCGCCCCTACCGGCGCCGTCGCCGCCGGTCTGA
- the allB gene encoding allantoinase AllB has protein sequence MPEHDYELVVRARRAITPDGERPVAIGVRGGRIAEIAGADVPLDGARTVQTAEDEVLLPGLVDSHVHVNEPGRTDWEGFASATRAAAAGGVTTIVDMPLNSIPPTTTVEGLRVKREAAEGQVAVDVGFWGGAVPENSAPGETGELSGLYEQGVYGFKSFLSPSGVDEFGHLTPELYRSAAAAIGELGGTIIVHAEDPGLLESAPAASGPEYASFLASRPDEAEHEAIRLVIETARETGTRSHILHLSTATALPMIEKAKADGVPLTVETCPHYLTIAAEEVPAGATQFKCCPPIRGAANRDALWRALADGVIDCVVSDHSPSTVDLKDLDTGDFGTAWGGVSGLQVGFSAVWSEASARGHSLADVVRWMASGPVRVAGLTGKGALAVGNDADFAVVAPEARTRIDARTLQHKNPLSAYDGRELTGVVRATYLRGDRIDPAAPKGRLLRRS, from the coding sequence ATGCCTGAACACGACTACGAGCTCGTCGTCCGCGCACGCCGGGCCATCACCCCGGACGGCGAGCGCCCGGTGGCGATCGGGGTCCGCGGCGGGCGGATCGCCGAGATCGCCGGCGCCGACGTGCCGCTGGACGGCGCGCGAACCGTGCAGACCGCCGAGGACGAGGTGCTGCTGCCCGGCCTGGTCGACAGCCACGTGCACGTCAACGAGCCCGGCCGGACCGACTGGGAGGGCTTCGCCAGCGCCACCCGGGCGGCGGCCGCCGGCGGCGTCACCACCATCGTCGACATGCCGCTGAACAGCATCCCGCCGACCACCACGGTCGAGGGGCTGCGGGTGAAGCGGGAGGCCGCCGAGGGCCAGGTCGCGGTGGACGTCGGCTTCTGGGGCGGCGCGGTGCCGGAGAACAGCGCCCCGGGGGAGACCGGGGAGCTGTCCGGCCTGTACGAGCAGGGCGTCTACGGCTTCAAGTCGTTCCTGTCGCCCTCCGGGGTGGACGAGTTCGGCCACCTCACCCCGGAGCTGTACCGCTCCGCCGCGGCCGCCATCGGCGAGTTGGGCGGCACCATCATCGTGCACGCCGAGGACCCGGGGCTGCTGGAGTCGGCGCCCGCCGCCTCCGGTCCGGAGTACGCCTCCTTCCTCGCCTCCCGCCCGGACGAGGCCGAGCACGAGGCGATCCGCCTGGTCATCGAGACCGCCCGGGAGACCGGGACCCGCTCGCACATCCTGCACCTGTCCACCGCCACGGCCCTGCCGATGATCGAGAAGGCGAAGGCGGACGGCGTCCCGCTGACCGTGGAGACCTGCCCGCACTACCTGACCATCGCCGCCGAGGAGGTGCCTGCGGGCGCCACCCAGTTCAAGTGCTGCCCGCCGATCCGCGGCGCTGCCAACCGCGACGCGCTGTGGCGGGCGCTGGCCGACGGCGTGATCGACTGCGTGGTCAGCGACCACTCGCCGAGCACCGTGGACCTGAAGGACCTGGACACCGGTGACTTCGGCACCGCCTGGGGCGGGGTCTCCGGCCTCCAGGTGGGCTTCTCCGCGGTGTGGAGCGAGGCGAGCGCGCGCGGCCACTCGCTGGCCGACGTGGTGCGCTGGATGGCCTCCGGCCCGGTCCGGGTGGCCGGTCTCACCGGCAAGGGCGCGCTGGCGGTCGGCAACGACGCGGACTTCGCCGTGGTCGCCCCCGAGGCGCGGACCCGCATCGACGCCCGGACGCTGCAGCACAAGAACCCGCTGAGCGCCTACGACGGCCGGGAGCTCACCGGCGTCGTCCGGGCGACCTACCTGCGCGGTGACCGGATCGACCCGGCCGCCCCCAAGGGCCGGCTGCTCCGCCGGTCCTGA
- a CDS encoding DUF6986 family protein, translating to MAGIGLGELADALDARLADADARLIAQYPGDSGRRQPVHTVYVPADQVRAGICAEWGRQALASMDEFAPDAEALAAAVGMDPGAVADALPRVRAKLAEEPIEDLRVDLEDGYGARSDEEEDGHVASAVAALAADLDAGQAPPYFGVRMKGMESAGRRRGLRSLALFVGGLLDAVGRLPEGFVFTLPKITSTDQVEAMVWAAEQLEKRFGLPAGRLGFELQIETPQSVLTPDGAAAVARMVHAGEGRVTGLHYGTYDYSAAVGVTAAFQSMAHPAADHAKAVMQLAAAGTGVWLSDGSTNVLPVGGREQVHAAWALHAGLVRRSLERAYYQGWDLHPHQLPTRYLATYAFYREAFEPAAARLKAYLGAAGGGVLDEPATAQALASALVRGCNCGALEEAEVEAAAGVGSEVLRGFADRRVG from the coding sequence TTGGCCGGAATCGGCCTCGGCGAGCTCGCCGACGCACTTGACGCGCGGCTCGCGGACGCCGACGCGCGGCTCATCGCGCAGTACCCCGGGGACTCCGGCCGGCGCCAGCCGGTGCACACCGTCTACGTCCCCGCGGACCAGGTGCGCGCCGGGATCTGCGCCGAGTGGGGTCGGCAGGCGCTGGCCTCCATGGACGAGTTCGCCCCCGACGCCGAGGCGCTGGCCGCGGCGGTCGGCATGGACCCGGGCGCGGTGGCCGACGCGCTCCCGCGGGTCCGCGCCAAGCTCGCCGAGGAGCCGATCGAGGACCTCCGGGTCGACCTGGAGGACGGCTACGGGGCCCGCTCCGACGAGGAGGAGGACGGCCACGTCGCCTCCGCCGTCGCCGCGCTCGCCGCGGATCTGGACGCCGGCCAGGCCCCGCCCTACTTCGGGGTGCGGATGAAGGGCATGGAGTCCGCCGGGCGCCGCCGCGGTCTGCGCAGCCTCGCCCTGTTCGTCGGCGGCCTGCTGGACGCGGTCGGCCGGCTCCCCGAGGGCTTCGTGTTCACCCTGCCCAAGATCACCTCCACCGACCAGGTGGAGGCCATGGTCTGGGCGGCCGAGCAGCTGGAGAAGCGGTTCGGGCTGCCTGCCGGCCGACTCGGCTTCGAGCTGCAGATCGAGACCCCGCAGTCGGTGCTCACCCCGGACGGCGCCGCCGCGGTCGCCCGGATGGTGCACGCCGGCGAGGGCCGGGTGACCGGCCTGCACTACGGCACCTACGACTACAGCGCCGCGGTGGGCGTCACCGCCGCCTTCCAGAGCATGGCACACCCGGCCGCCGACCACGCCAAGGCGGTCATGCAGCTCGCCGCGGCCGGCACCGGGGTGTGGCTCTCCGACGGCTCCACCAACGTGCTGCCGGTGGGCGGCCGCGAGCAGGTGCACGCCGCCTGGGCGCTCCACGCCGGCCTGGTCCGCCGCTCCCTGGAGCGCGCCTACTACCAGGGCTGGGACCTCCACCCGCACCAGCTGCCCACCCGCTACCTGGCCACCTACGCCTTCTACCGGGAGGCGTTCGAGCCCGCCGCCGCGCGGCTCAAGGCCTACCTGGGCGCGGCCGGCGGCGGAGTGCTGGACGAGCCGGCCACCGCGCAGGCGCTCGCCTCCGCCCTGGTGCGCGGCTGCAACTGCGGCGCCCTGGAGGAGGCCGAGGTCGAGGCGGCCGCCGGGGTCGGCTCCGAGGTGCTGCGCGGTTTCGCCGACCGGAGGGTCGGCTGA
- a CDS encoding IclR family transcriptional regulator, whose translation MQSLDRAFALLEIMADAGGEISLSQLADSSGLPLPTIHRIIRTLVDNGYVRQLPSRRYALGPRLIGLGESASRMLGTWARPHLAQLVDELGETANLAMLDGDKVVYVAQVPSPHAMRMFTEVGRRVLPHSAGVGKALLAQLPEEEALATVGRTGMPAATDRTISTPEAFAEEMARIRERGYAIDDGEQEIGVRCLAVPVLGGPAMMAVSISGPEARVSWDFVDKAAPIVQRAALALASDLNHQN comes from the coding sequence GTGCAGTCGCTCGACCGCGCGTTCGCCCTGTTGGAGATCATGGCCGATGCCGGCGGGGAGATCTCGCTGAGCCAGCTCGCCGACTCCTCCGGGCTGCCGCTCCCCACCATCCACCGCATCATCCGCACCCTGGTGGACAACGGGTACGTGCGCCAGCTCCCCTCGCGCCGGTACGCGCTGGGGCCGCGGCTGATCGGGCTGGGCGAGAGCGCGTCGCGGATGCTCGGCACCTGGGCCCGGCCGCACCTGGCGCAGCTGGTGGACGAGCTGGGCGAGACCGCCAACCTGGCGATGCTCGACGGGGACAAGGTGGTCTACGTCGCCCAGGTCCCCTCGCCGCACGCGATGCGGATGTTCACCGAGGTGGGCCGGAGGGTGCTGCCGCACTCGGCCGGCGTGGGCAAGGCGCTCCTCGCCCAGCTGCCCGAGGAGGAGGCGCTGGCCACGGTCGGCCGGACCGGGATGCCCGCCGCCACCGACCGCACCATCAGCACCCCGGAGGCGTTCGCCGAGGAGATGGCGCGCATCCGGGAGCGGGGCTACGCCATCGACGACGGCGAGCAGGAGATCGGGGTGCGCTGCCTGGCCGTCCCGGTGCTCGGCGGGCCGGCCATGATGGCCGTCTCCATCTCCGGCCCGGAGGCCCGGGTCAGCTGGGACTTCGTGGACAAGGCCGCGCCGATCGTGCAGCGCGCCGCACTCGCCCTGGCCAGCGACCTCAACCACCAGAACTAG
- the era gene encoding GTPase Era: MDELDLERLRTPLPPLSYPEGFRSGFACFVGRPNVGKSTLMNALVGQKVAITSNRPQTTRRTVRGIVHRPDAQLIIVDTPGLHKPRTLLGERLDSLVRSTLVEVDVIGFCVPADEPIGRGDTYIARELAAQRDTPVVALVTKTDKATREQVAEQLLAVQELGGWTDIVPVSAEDGENLDRAADVFCGHLPEGPPLYPDGDLTDEPDEMLVAELVREAALEGVRDELPHSIAVMVDEMGPREGARPGRELTDIYASLYVERPSQKAIVIGAKGERLRRVGTAARKQIEALLGTRVYLDLRVRVAKDWQRDPKQLRRLGFDQQT; this comes from the coding sequence ATGGACGAGCTCGACCTCGAAAGACTCCGCACCCCGCTGCCGCCGCTCTCCTACCCCGAGGGCTTCCGCAGCGGCTTCGCGTGCTTCGTCGGCCGCCCCAACGTGGGCAAGTCGACGCTGATGAACGCGCTGGTGGGGCAGAAGGTCGCCATCACCAGCAACCGCCCGCAGACTACCCGGCGCACCGTGCGGGGCATCGTGCACCGCCCGGACGCCCAGCTGATCATCGTGGACACCCCGGGGCTGCACAAGCCGCGCACCCTGCTGGGCGAGCGGCTGGACAGCCTGGTCCGCTCCACCCTGGTGGAGGTGGACGTGATCGGCTTCTGCGTGCCGGCCGACGAGCCGATCGGCCGCGGCGACACCTACATCGCCCGGGAGCTGGCCGCGCAGCGGGACACCCCGGTGGTCGCGCTGGTCACCAAGACCGACAAGGCCACCCGGGAGCAGGTCGCCGAGCAGCTGCTGGCCGTCCAGGAGCTGGGCGGGTGGACCGACATCGTGCCGGTCTCCGCGGAGGACGGGGAGAACCTGGACCGGGCCGCCGACGTGTTCTGCGGGCACCTGCCGGAGGGGCCGCCGCTCTACCCGGACGGCGACCTGACCGACGAGCCGGACGAGATGCTCGTCGCCGAGCTGGTCCGCGAGGCCGCGCTGGAGGGCGTCCGCGACGAGCTGCCGCACTCGATCGCGGTGATGGTGGACGAGATGGGCCCGCGCGAGGGCGCCCGGCCGGGCCGGGAGCTCACCGACATCTACGCCTCGCTCTACGTGGAGCGCCCCAGCCAGAAGGCGATCGTGATCGGTGCCAAGGGCGAGCGGTTGCGCCGGGTGGGCACCGCGGCCCGCAAGCAGATCGAGGCGCTGCTGGGCACCCGGGTCTACCTCGATCTGCGGGTGCGGGTGGCCAAGGACTGGCAGCGCGACCCCAAGCAGCTCCGCCGGCTCGGTTTCGACCAGCAGACCTGA